The Candidatus Sphingomonas colombiensis genome contains the following window.
ATAAAAGCGGAAGCCGCCGACGATGCGATAGGGCAGACCGATCGCGATGAAGCGGTCTTCGAACTCGCGCGTCTGATGCTGGGCGCGAACGAGGATCGCCATCTCGTCGAGGCTCTTGCCGTTGCGCTGGCACGCCTCGATCTCGTCACCGACGCGACGCGCTTCCTCCGGCCCGTCCCATACGCCGATGACGCCGACCTTCTCGCCAACGTCGATATCGGTCCACAACGTCTTGCCGAGCCGGCCGCTGTTGTTCGCGATCACGCCGCCCGCCGCGCCGAGGATATGCGGTGTGGAGCGATAATTCTGCTCCAGCCGGATCACCTTCGCGCCGGGGAAATCGCGCTCGAAACGCAGGATATTCTCCACCTGCGCGCCGCGCCATGAATAGATCGACTGGTCGTCATCGCCGACGCAGCAGATGTTGCGCCGCTCCTGCGCCAGCAGCCTGAGCCAGAGATATTGAACGCTGTTGGTGTCCTGATATTCGTCCACCATGATATAGCGAAAACGCTGCTGATAATGCCCCAGCACCTCGCGATCGGTACGCAGGATCGTCAGCGCGTGGAGGAGCAGATCGCCGAAATCGCAGGCGTTCACCGCCTTCAGCCGATCCTGATACTGCTGATACAGTTCGCCGCCGCGCCCGTTGCCGTAACGCTCGCTCTCCCCGGCATCGATATCCCTTGGGGTAAGACCCTTGTTCTTCCATTCGTCGATCAGGCCGGCCGCCTGCTTTGCCGGGAAACGCTTCTCGTCGATCCCGGCGGCGGCAATGAGTTGCTTGAGCAGCCGCAACTGATCGTCGGTATCGAGAATGGTGAAGTTCGACTGCAGCCCGACCAACTCGGCATGGCGACGCAGCATCTTCGCGCCGATCGCATGGAAGGTGCCCAGCCACGGCATCCCCTCCACGGCATCGCCGACCAGCCGCCCGACGCGTTCCTTCATTTCCCGCGCCGCCTTGTTGGTGAAGGTGACGGCGAGGATTTCGGAAGGATAGGCTTTGCGCGTCCACAACAGATGCGCGAGCCGCGCGGTCAACGCGGCCGTCTTGCCCGTGCCGGCGCCGGCGAGGACGAGTACAGGGCCTTCGGTGGTCAGCACCGCATCACGCTGCGGCGCGTTCAGCCCGGTGAGATAGGGCGGGTCATCGGGTGTGGATACTGGTACGGTCACCGTCGAACAGGTAGGGAACGAACGCCGTTGGGGCAAGCGTGCTTTGGGCACGGAGTGGCCTCGACCTGGGCGTAAAGGAGCTTGCCTTGGCGCGCGCATCGTGAGAACAAAGTAAAAACATTGTCAGGAGGAATTCGATGTCGATCACAGGCAAATGCCATTGCGGCGCGGTGACCTGGCGCACCGAGGGTGAGCCGAAGCATCACGCGTTATGTCATTGCGACGATTGCCGGCGCTGGTCCGGTGCTCCGATGGTTGGCTGGATCGCTTTCGGCGAAGAACAGGTGATGATCGAGGGCGAGACGAATGCCTATCATTCGTCGGAAACCGGAACCCGCGAATATTGCGCCAAATGCGGGACCGGTCTGTTTTATCGCAACCCCACGGCTTTGCCGGGGATCGTCGATATTCAGTCCGGCACGATGGACGATCCCGAAGCGTTTCCGCCCGGCGCACATATCATGGTCCGGCATCGGCTGAACTGGGTGAAGGGGATGGAAGCACTTCCCGAATTCGCCACTTATCCGGGGATGGACTGATGGCTGCGCTCGATCCGATCGCCGGCTGGCACGATTATATGCACGCGCCATCGAAGGAACGACTGGCAGCGCTGCTGCACGATGATTGCGTGTTCCAAAGCCCGGCTGTGCACACGCCGCAGGCAGGAAAAGCGTTGACGATGAAATATCTCCTCGCCGCAGCCGAAGTGCTGGGCGGCCCGGCGTTCCATTATGTCGGCGAATGGCGCGCGGAGCGGTCCGCCGTTCTGGAGTTCGAATGCGCGGTGGATGGCAAATACGTCAATGGCGTCGATATCATTGCTTGGGATGAAGCCGGGCTGATCACCGGGTTCAAGGTGATGATCCGTCCGATCAAGGCATTCGATGCCGTGGTCCCGCGCATGGCCGCCGCGCTGATGGCCTAGCGGAAGGGGCGGTGAAGAGATCATCCATGGTGCCCATGGTAAGGCAGGTCGGATTTTGCGGATGAATCGCGTCGTCGAAATAGTCGTCAACGATCGGATGCAGCACGGTTATCGCTACACGCGTTCCGCCCCGATGGGGGAGGACTTCGATCCGGACTTTCTGCCCGAACTGACGCCTTCCGATATGCTCGATTTGGGTGTGTTCTGCGGAAAATACATGACGGATTGCAGGGCGGAGTTCCCCGCGAGCTGGTTCGAAAATGCCAAGCTGGCCCTTCAACGCCCGGATTGTTCGTTAAACTATTTCGGCGTGCGGGCGAGTGTTCCGCTCCGCATCTGGATCGAGAAGGGGTGGATACATCCAGACGATCCACGCGGCTGGTTCCAATGGTATTGCCGATATTATTCGGGACGAAGGATGCCGGAAGAGGATCGCCGCCAGATCGCGCGCTGGCGGGCCTTCAGGCGTCATGCGGCGCAGGTTCGCAAACACTGTAATCCGGGGGATCCGTTTTGCCGCCCAAGGCAAAGACAGGCGTTGCTTCAATGGGCTTATGACAGCCGGCTTCTCTAGCCGAGCTCGTTTGCCCATCATTTTCAGGCATGTTGCGGCGCCAGCCATTCGTTGCCTTCATCCCTTCAAGTCGGGAGGATTTCTGGCTTCGAGCCGCGAAATTCGTGCTTCAGGCGCTGCGTCGATAACGCCGGCTATTGATGTGAAGGCGCTATTTCTTCGGCTGTTTGCGCTGCCATGCGCCATCCAGCGCAGCGGGCGAGGTGCTGCGCGAGGTAAGTGCGAGGCCGGTCAGCACCAGCTTGCGACCGCGCAGGAAACGGCCTTCGGTGCGCCACAATATGTCGTAACGCGCGGTTTCAGTGCGGCTCTTGTCGCCATCCCACCAACTCGCGGAGATGAGCACCGGGAGGCGGCCCGCGTGCGCATCGCTGTCGTCGATCGCCGTCAGCAGAGCATCGGCGAACCAGTCACTCGAGATCCTGGGGCCGGGGAGCGCATCCTGTTGCGCGACACCCAGCGTCTTCGGGAAGGAAACCGTCGCGGCGCTGAAATTGCGGTCGCCATCGGCCAGCGCGAGCGCCCGTCCACCATCCGTCACCTTGCCGATCAGCGTTACGACGCCGTGCGCGCGATCCGCGCTAGCCACCTGCGCGGCACGGGCCGCATCATCCGCGCGACGACCGGACCAGTTGAGATAGAGCGTGCCGGCCCCGATCAACATGCCAACTACGGCGACCAACTCGGCCAGCGTGATCCAGCGACGGCGGGTGGCGGCCTGATCGGCGGTTTCGCTCATCGACCACCCATCTCCAGCAAACGGCGCGGCGCGACGAGTTCCCAGCTCCGCGCGATCCGGTCCCCAACGCGATCCCAGTCGGTATCCGCGCG
Protein-coding sequences here:
- a CDS encoding GFA family protein — protein: MSITGKCHCGAVTWRTEGEPKHHALCHCDDCRRWSGAPMVGWIAFGEEQVMIEGETNAYHSSETGTREYCAKCGTGLFYRNPTALPGIVDIQSGTMDDPEAFPPGAHIMVRHRLNWVKGMEALPEFATYPGMD
- a CDS encoding UvrD-helicase domain-containing protein, with the protein product MTVPVSTPDDPPYLTGLNAPQRDAVLTTEGPVLVLAGAGTGKTAALTARLAHLLWTRKAYPSEILAVTFTNKAAREMKERVGRLVGDAVEGMPWLGTFHAIGAKMLRRHAELVGLQSNFTILDTDDQLRLLKQLIAAAGIDEKRFPAKQAAGLIDEWKNKGLTPRDIDAGESERYGNGRGGELYQQYQDRLKAVNACDFGDLLLHALTILRTDREVLGHYQQRFRYIMVDEYQDTNSVQYLWLRLLAQERRNICCVGDDDQSIYSWRGAQVENILRFERDFPGAKVIRLEQNYRSTPHILGAAGGVIANNSGRLGKTLWTDIDVGEKVGVIGVWDGPEEARRVGDEIEACQRNGKSLDEMAILVRAQHQTREFEDRFIAIGLPYRIVGGFRFYERQEIRDALAYLRIVNQPADDLAFERIVNTPKRGLGDKAIARLHQLARAEGMPLSAAAARILDTDELTPQARRALGNFVGDIMRWREMARDLSHPDLARQILDESGYTAMWQAEKSTEAAGRLENLNELARAMEEYESLGAFLEHVSLVMDNEGAREEAKVTIMTIHAAKGLEFDTVFLVGWEEGVFPSQRALDEGGVRSLEEERRLAYVAITRARRRATILHAANRRIYGQWTSSIPSRFVEELPDDHIEQETTMSGGASLWRANWSERADPFAEVARGTGRGPGWQRAAGNLGTKPGGEWKSRTFTREPTRVVESRSPSVSLGNKGRSDLVVGMRVFHQKFGAGEIVEIEGNKLEIEFENAGRKRVMDSFVSTSG
- a CDS encoding nuclear transport factor 2 family protein, with amino-acid sequence MAALDPIAGWHDYMHAPSKERLAALLHDDCVFQSPAVHTPQAGKALTMKYLLAAAEVLGGPAFHYVGEWRAERSAVLEFECAVDGKYVNGVDIIAWDEAGLITGFKVMIRPIKAFDAVVPRMAAALMA